In Brachypodium distachyon strain Bd21 chromosome 2, Brachypodium_distachyon_v3.0, whole genome shotgun sequence, one genomic interval encodes:
- the LOC100828277 gene encoding early nodulin-like protein 1 has translation MAAPLGSSSKPFALFAFVLAFAIAAVPAQGLVFRVGGPRGWRVPDGNTSYGWWAMNNRFHVGDALYFRYDKDSVLLVDREDFDACNATEPLAKFADGATTVPLHRPGFFCFISGEPGHCEEGQKLIVRVMVHPPADPALAPGPDAAYAPAQPGRGDRPGGGHHGSSPGTSSAPATAVAACAGVALAAAVAVGLALLLQ, from the exons atggcggcgccgctcggctcctcctccaagcCTTTTGCGCTCTTCGCGTTCGTCCTCGCCTTCGCCATCGCGGCGGTGCCGGCTCAGGGGCTGGTGTTCCGCGTGGGCGGGCCGCGCGGGTGGCGCGTCCCGGACGGCAACACCAGCTACGGCTGGTGGGCCATGAACAACCGCTTCCACGTCGGCGACGCGCTCT ACTTCAGGTACGACAAGGACTCGGTGCTGCTGGTGGACCGGGAGGACTTCGACGCCTGCAACGCCACGGAGCCCCTGGCAAAGTTCGCCGACGGCGCCACCACGGTGCCGCTCCACAGGCCGGGCTTCTTCTGCTTCATCAGCGGCGAGCCGGGACACTGCGAggagggccagaagctcatcGTGCGCGTCATGGTGCACCCGCCAGCGGACCCCGCGCTCGCGCCTGGGCCTGACGCCGCGTACGCGCCCGCGCAGCCGGGCCGTGGAGACAGgcctggcggcggccaccaTGGGTCGTCACCTGGCACGTCTTCTGCCCCGGCCACGGCGGTTGCTGCCTGTGCCGGCGTCGCTCTcgccgcggcggtggctgTTGGTCTCGCCTTGCTGCTTCAGTGA
- the LOC100840719 gene encoding hydroxyproline O-arabinosyltransferase 3: MNAAARKAAGGGARGSAAAALLLVAAGVVAFLISYGFLAMVLRGGVGGGGGGGGGGGVAGVAAGRDPVVPMPEWMRVAGSARGRRRPFHVALTATDAAYSRWQCRVMYYWYKRMQARPEGADMGGFTRVLHSGKPDGLMDEIPTFVVDPLPAGKDHGYVVLNRPWAFVQWLQKAKIEEEYILMAEPDHIFVKPLQNLAFDNDPAAFPFFYITPSEHEKIIRKYYPEERGPVTNVDPIGNSPVIIKKTLLDKIAPTWMNVSIQMKEDQETDKAFGWVLEMYAYAVASALHGVQHILRKDFMIQPPFDTKLSNTFIIHFTYGCDYTLKGVLTYGKIGEWRFDKRTYQDRPPPRNLTLPPPGVPESVVTLVKMVNEASANLPRWDEGL, translated from the exons ATgaacgcggcggcgaggaaggccgCGGGCGGAGGGGCCCgcgggagcgcggcggcggcgcttttgctggtggcggcgggggtggtCGCGTTCCTGATCTCGTACGGCTTCCTCGCCATGGTGCTCCGCGGcggagtcggcggcggtggtggaggaggaggaggaggaggagtcgcGGGGGTTGCGGCGGGGAGGGACCCGGTGGTGCCGATGCCGGAGTGGATGAGGGTCGCGGGCAGCGCGAGGGGAAGGAGGCGGCCGTTCCACGTCGCGCTCACGGCCACGGACGCCGCGTACAGCAGGTGGCAGTGCCGGGTCATGTACTACTGGTACAAGCGGATGCAGGCGCGGCCGGAGGGCGCCGACATGGGCGGCTTCACCCGCGTGCTGCACTCGGGGAAGCCCGACGGACTCATGGACGAGATCCCCACCTTCGTCGTCGACCCGCTCCCCGCCGGCAAGGACCAC GGCTATGTCGTCCTAAACAGGCCATGGGCATTTGTACAATGGCTGCAGAAAGCAAAGATTGAAGAAGA GTACATACTGATGGCAGAACCAGATCATATATTTGTGAAACCTTTACAAAATTTGGCTTTTGACAATGATCCAGCAGCATTCCCATTCTTTTATATTACACCATCGGAGCATGAAAAAATTATCAGGAAATACTATCCTGAAGAAAGAGGTCCTGTCACTAACGTTGACCCTATTGGAAATTCTCCTGTAATCATTAAGAAG ACGCTGCTTGACAAGATTGCTCCCACATGGATGAATGTATCAATACAAATGAAAGAGGATCAGGAGACCGATAAAGCTTTTGGATGGGTTTTGGAAAT GTATGCATATGCTGTTGCCAGTGCATTGCATGGGGTTCAACATATCCTTCGTAAAGATTTCATGATCCAG CCACCATTTGATACGAAGCTCAGCAATACATTTATTATCCACTTCACCTATGGATGTGACTACACACTCAAG GGTGTACTGACCTATGGAAAAATTGGTGAGTGGAGATTTGACAAACGAACATACCAAGATAGGCCACCACCAAGAAATCTTACATTGCCTCCTCCGGGAGTGCCAGAAAGTGTG GTCACACTGGTGAAAATGGTAAATGAAGCTAGCGCGAACCTTCCTAGGTGGGACGAGGGATTATAA